The following coding sequences are from one Schizosaccharomyces osmophilus chromosome 1, complete sequence window:
- the rpc82 gene encoding DNA-directed RNA polymerase III complex subunit Rpc82 — translation MSQYAVGLCEILVDEFFGECCSEIASILLRHGRMNLSMLLKRTNLPAPKIRQALASLMQHHMVSFVTAIEQLREVTYYEAQWQEMYNLIRKGKDVYSVSLKLNQETASIAKYVSTQGRARVQDVYSAFGKSPDGTDEESRMLQQNITDLIYLKYLVVVQPRHLIPVGDQEMQLRIKFLEQRKSENVSEIKKNREVNDSVALEMARLQSSDMAENQGLIRKPKDSIPRPAKRKRRNATTSSMTGDLNEILDDENSILLPDPAAHVRVNRAKFSFLARNQRLVYWAERRIGKTTAIVYSHLLAILESKFVGSPSPATVLTITTMELTRNFPKDIDIESCFAKSSNVRKPPAKAALDQLDELEMEEQEEEDEDYEENIDDESNSKSKVLVQHLELLADTALKFITRVGNRGMGEWKIDFAYLTNMLRAVEFENILDEKLGDRATRLLRIIKDKGKIEEKQLANMALLRQKDLRTVLQSMAEMGALELQEVPRSSDRAPSKTFYLWFHRSERAYSIFLDQLYEVIAKMFHRLRDERAQRSQLIDKAERIDIKGKEEEYLQKFEQAELKRLRSYEEKLLLQASRLDELILIFRDE, via the exons GTTTTTTGGAGAATGCTGCTCG GAAATAGCAAGCATTTTACTTCGTCATGGGCGAATGAATCTATCAATGCTTCTGAAGCGGACAAATCTTCCTGCGCCAAAAATTCGACAGGCTCTTGCTAGTCTAATGCAGCATCATATGGTCTCGTTTGTTACGGCCATTGAACAGCTTCGAGAAGTGACTTATTATGAAGCCCAATGGCAAGAAATGTATAATTTAAtaaggaaaggaaaggacGTTTATTCAGTTTCGCTAAAATTAAACCAAGAAACAGCATCCATCGCTAAATATGTGAGTACACAGGGTCGTGCGCGCGTGCAAGATGTTTATAGTGCATTTGGAAAGAGTCCAGATGGAACGGATGAGGAAAGCCGAATGCTACAGCAAAATATTACTGATTTGATATACTTGAAATATCTTGTAGTTGTGCAGCCTCGACATTTGATTCCGGTTGGTGACCAGGAAATGCAACTTCGTATCAAATTCCTTGAGCAGCGTAAATCAGAGAACGTATctgaaataaagaagaatcgtGAAGTGAATGACTCTGTCGCACTTGAAATGGCCCGGCTCCAATCAAGTGACATGGCCGAAAATCAAGGTCTTATAAGAAAACCGAAAGATTCGATTCCCCGGCCCGCGAAACGAAAGCGAAGAAATGCTACCACTTCTTCAATGACGGGAGATTTGAACGAAATTTTGGATGATGAAAACAGTATTCTGCTTCCAGATCCCGCTGCACACGTACGCGTAAATCGTGCAAAATTCTCATTCTTAgcaagaaatcaaagacTTGTATACTGGGCAGAACGCCGTATCGGAAAAACGACTGCTATCGTATATTCTCATCTACTGGCAATCCTAGAGTCTAAATTCGTAGGCTCTCCATCTCCTGCTACTG TTTTAACCATCACTACCATGGAACTTACAAGGAATTTTCCTAAAGACATTGACATTGAGTCTTGTTTTGCGAAAAGCTCCAACGTAAGGAAACCCCCTGCAAAAGCTGCACTTGATCAACTTGACGAACTGGAAATGGAGGAACAGGAAGAGGAGGATGAAGATTACGAAGAAAACATTGATGATGAAAGCAAcagcaaaagcaaagtgTTGGTACAACATTTGGAATTGCTGGCTGATACTGCCTTGAAATTTATCACAAGAGTGGGTAATAGAGGCATGGGTGAATGGAAAATAGACTTTGCTTATTTAACAAATATGCTTCGTGCTGtggaatttgaaaatattttagaCGAAAAACTTGGTGACAGAGCAACTAGACTATTACGGAttataaaagataaaggaaaaattgaGGAAAAGCAACTAGCAAATATGGCCTTACTACGACAAAAAGATTTACGAACTGTTCTTCAATCTATGGCTGAGATGGGAGCATTAGAATTACAAGAAGTTCCAAGGAGCTCTGATCGTGCACCTTCAAAGACTTTTTATCTCTGGTTTCATCGGTCTGAACGTGCttattctatttttctGGATCAATTATATGAAGTAATTGCAAAAATGTTTCATCGACTTCGGGACGAACGGGCTCAAAGATCGCAACTAATAGACAAGGCTGAACGTATTGATATAAAAGGGAAGGAGGAAGAATATCTGCAGAAATTTGAACAAGCTGAGTTGAAAAGATTGCGCTCATATGAGGAAAAGCTATTATTGCAAGCTTCTCGTTTGGACGaattaattttaatttttagGGACGAATAA